In the genome of Streptomyces lydicus, the window CGACAGAAATCGAACACGTGATGCAATAGCTGGTATGCAACGCCCTTCGTTCCCCGAGGATCTTCTCGCCGCACAATGCGCCTGGGACCGTACGTACCGGGCCCTCGCGGATCCGGCGCGCCGCGGAGGGACGACCGTGCTGCGGAAGCGTCTGCTGCAGCTGTCGGTGCAGGTGTGGTGGCACCCGTACTGGTCGTCGCGCGGTGCCGGATGCGGCGAGCGGGTGGCCCTGCGCGTGCGGGCGAAGCAGCTGGGGTCCGGAGCGCAGTAGATGGATCGCTGGGCCGAGGATCAGCCGCCGGTCGGCGTGCCGGCGGAGATCACGCTGGTCTTGCCGGACGGGCAGACCGTACGTGTACGGCTTCATGAGAGGCGTGAGACACAGGGGCCGCACCCGTGGCGCTATCGCATCGGGGTGCCGGCTTGGGTGGCAACGGAGACGGGCGTGGAAGCAGCCGAGTACGGGGTTTGGGTCACCTCCGAGCAGCTCCAGCCGATCGAGGGGATCGATCTGTCCCGTGTGCCGACGCGCCGACTCCCCCCAGAGCTCCCCCCGCCGCGTCCCTCGGGGTGGGTCACGCTGCCCGACCCGAAACGGCGCGGCGGAACGGTGGTGCACGAAGCGGGCTGCCGGCAAGCCAGTGGAGGAGGGGTCGAGCTGGGCGTGATGGAGGCGCTCGACGCACTGATGCGGCCGGGCGCGCGAGCCTGCCACGACTGCGACGCCGCCGCGGCACTCAAGCCCGCGCTGGAACTCGGAACGGGGTACGTCTAGCACGCCGCGGCGGCGCCGATCCGGAAGGCGCTTGCTGCGGCCTCTGCTGCTTAAATCCTGCCCGGTGGAGCCGCCCCGGCGCGCAGGGTCACTGAAGGCCATGCGCGGCCATGGCCGGATTCGCTACTACCCAAAGTGTTGCAATGGTGACAGATTGTGCCTGCGGTTGGGCTTTTGCCCAGATTGCCGCCCGTAGCGGGCCTACCCGCCGACGCAAGGAGAGCACGTGGCACTGCTGGAGAAGCACCCGAACAACGCCGCAATCAATGCGCAGTTGCACAAGCACGGGGTCAACCCGGCAACCGTTGAGGGGCTGCCGGTGATTGACCCCTCCGTGATTGAACCGCGGCTTTGGCCTGTGACGGAGGAGGCGTACTTGCAGCACGGCGTCATCGGCCGGCACAAGGTCATGCGATACGACTTCGGAGCCCCGGTGGGGATTGGCTCAGCCGTCCACAACACGACAGCATCCCCGATTACGCGAGTGATCGGGGGTTCCAAGACGGTCGAGGCGTCAACAACGGTGTCGGTCTCTGCCACGGTCTCGGCCTCGTTCTTCAACACCGTCACCGCGTCGGTGAGTTCCGGGTTCTCGCAGACCTGGTCCAGCTCAACGACGTTCAAGGACGAACTGACGGTACCCATCCCTCCCGGCCACATGATGTGGCTGGAAGTCAAGCCCGTCATGCGTATCCTCGAAGGCGATTTCGTCTTCTTCGTTCGGTACAGGCAACCCTTCAACAGCAACTGGGATGCCCCTCGGGCCCTACGCTTCAGCGGAACAGTTACAGCGCCAGGACTCGAAGGAACCCTCAAAGACGTGATCACGGTGCGGGAGGCAGTCATCCCCGGCCAGTTCATCGAGGAATCGCACTCGGTCGAGGCGTCGTCCCGCGTCGAGAACGCCCTGATCCGTTCGGACGATGACGGGGTGGTGACGATGCCCAGCTTCGTGGCTGCCGCCCTGCTGGGGGATGCCGCCAAGAGCGAGGACGTGACAGACCAGGTCCGACCCGCGTAAGTACCCACTTCACGCATCGGCGGCGGTGGGCTTGGACATCGTTTCTTATGGCGTGATCGTCCGTTGAGCTGTGCATGACGGGATCTGGTTGAGCGGTTGGTGCCGGAGGAGTTGTGGGTGGTGTTCCGGCGGGTGGTGCCGCCCACGGAGGTGAGGCGTCCGCAGGGCGGAGGTCGCCGTCGGGCGGGCGACCGTGGCCTTCACCTGCGTTTCTCCTGTACCGCGACTCTCATAGGCGCACGGTAATTGTGCGCTTCGCCGATGTTTGGTAATTGCAAGATGGCGTTACAGGCCATCTTTTTGGCCACCGCCAGAGAACTCCGAGTACTCGCCAGATCCAGCGCCTTACGATGCTGAAACTTTCCACTCTCCGCCCCTGCAAGAGAATTCAGCCTCGACAGTCCCGGCATTGCCAATGGGCCCCTTCCGTAGGGGTGATCTCTGCCGCACCCAGGTGACAGTTACATGAGTGCGGCGTCCGAGTAGGTTCCAGGTACTGGAGCGGCGTATGCCGGATCCAGGTAGACGGAAGTGAGACCGCAATGAACGAGATCGCTGCCGAAGAAGAAATGAACGCTGCCCCTGAGCTGCTCGAAAAGCTTCCGGAGCACGGAGAATCCGATCCTTCCGTCTATGAAGAGGAAGCGCCCCCACCGGCGGAGAAGCCCTTGGAGGAGCTGCCGCACGAGAAGTGGGCCGGGAAGTCCGCACCCGCCGATGCAGGGCAGGTCATGCCTCTGTCCGACTGGATGGCGGGTGTTCCCGACAACATCAAGCTGAGTGACATGTCGATCCCGGGCACGCATGAGTCCTGCTCGCGGTATGACACGTGGTCGTTCGGGTACGCCCAGTGCCAGGATTGGAGCCTTCCCCAACAATTCGCAGCCGGTGTCCGGTTCGTCGATATTCGTTGTCGAGTGGTAGGCGGCGGCTCCGGACGCAGTTTCGCTGTCCACCACGGCGACGTCTACCAGAAAATGATGTTCGGCGATGCCATGCAGCAGTGTTGGGACTACTTGCAGGCACACCCCGGCGAGACGATCCTGATGCGACTCTCGCAGACGAAGTCCAATGAATCGGCGGAGACGTTCCGCTGGGTCTTCGACAACAGTTACGCGACTTGGCGGTACCGGTTCCACATCGCGACGAGTGTCCCCGACCTCGGACAGGTCCGCGGCAAGATTGTGCTGATGACCCGCGCCCCGTACATCGGAGGGCTGAACCTCGGATCCAGCCTGTTCGACACCCAGGACGTCTGGGAAAGACCGACCATCGCGTACAAGAAGCAGCTCGTTCACAATCACCTGGTCAAGGCGATCAACGCTGGGTCATCCAGGTCGCAGATCTTCATGAACTACACCAGCGCCAACAGCGGTCCCCAATACGGCGTTACCCCGTGGGCCTACGCGCGGGACGTGAATCCCTACACCCTCTCGGAGGCCAACCGCCTGTACTCACCCGGCAGGCGCGTGGGCGTGATCGCGATGGACTTCATCAACCATCACAGCGCCGTGACGGCCGCCATCGTCAAGATGAACAAGACGGGCCGGTACCCCATTGTGCTGGATATGAGCCCTACCACGGTGTCCAGTGTGCCGTATGCCGGTGGCGCGGGACAGAGTTTCAGGATCGTCCCGCAGGCCGACGGCTCCTTCGGGATCCGCAGCGTGTACTTCAACTCCGTACTGGGGATGACCAGTGGCGGTGCGGTAACCGCCCGGCCCTATACGGGTGGCCAGGACCAGAGCTTCAGCATCGTCCCGCAGGGCGACGGTTCCATCGGTATCCGCAACAAGTACTACGACCGTGTTCTGACGTTCTCCAACACGGGTGCGGTGTCTGCCGAGCCATACACAGGCCATGCAGGCCAGAGTTTCACTTCTGCCCCGCAAGCCGACGGTTCCACTGGCATCCGCAGCAGGTACTTCTGGACTGGCTCATAAGCGAGTCGCGCCGAACACATCGGGCCAAGCTCATCGTCCACCACGGTCCAGTACCGGATCCCCGAAGGCATCCGCACAGAAAATGCCCGCACTCTTACCTCTAGTCCACGAGACGATCGCAACGATCCGCCACAGAGCCACACCCCCCGAGAACGTGCCGTAGGGCCCCAACGACGGGGCGCTGTACGACGTCACGCAACGGTCCTGGAACCCACAGAGAACGGCGCCAGGATCCGGCGACGGCGCATCTGCGAGGCTGAAGGCGTCGAGGTGCCGTACGGGGACGTCGCCCGCGGCTACGAGGCCGCGGATCGTCGCACCGTCGTGCTCAGCGACAGCGACCTCGCGGATCTGCCCCTTCCAGCGGGCTGCTGCGCCGGGTCGGCCTAATCCGCGGCTGATGACGCTGCTCGGCGCACC includes:
- a CDS encoding phosphatidylinositol-specific phospholipase C domain-containing protein — translated: MNEIAAEEEMNAAPELLEKLPEHGESDPSVYEEEAPPPAEKPLEELPHEKWAGKSAPADAGQVMPLSDWMAGVPDNIKLSDMSIPGTHESCSRYDTWSFGYAQCQDWSLPQQFAAGVRFVDIRCRVVGGGSGRSFAVHHGDVYQKMMFGDAMQQCWDYLQAHPGETILMRLSQTKSNESAETFRWVFDNSYATWRYRFHIATSVPDLGQVRGKIVLMTRAPYIGGLNLGSSLFDTQDVWERPTIAYKKQLVHNHLVKAINAGSSRSQIFMNYTSANSGPQYGVTPWAYARDVNPYTLSEANRLYSPGRRVGVIAMDFINHHSAVTAAIVKMNKTGRYPIVLDMSPTTVSSVPYAGGAGQSFRIVPQADGSFGIRSVYFNSVLGMTSGGAVTARPYTGGQDQSFSIVPQGDGSIGIRNKYYDRVLTFSNTGAVSAEPYTGHAGQSFTSAPQADGSTGIRSRYFWTGS
- a CDS encoding DUF6233 domain-containing protein, producing the protein MEAAEYGVWVTSEQLQPIEGIDLSRVPTRRLPPELPPPRPSGWVTLPDPKRRGGTVVHEAGCRQASGGGVELGVMEALDALMRPGARACHDCDAAAALKPALELGTGYV
- a CDS encoding Ku protein, giving the protein MEPTENGARIRRRRICEAEGVEVPYGDVARGYEAADRRTVVLSDSDLADLPLPAGCCAGSA